One Hordeum vulgare subsp. vulgare chromosome 4H, MorexV3_pseudomolecules_assembly, whole genome shotgun sequence DNA window includes the following coding sequences:
- the LOC123447046 gene encoding protein PAM68, chloroplastic, with the protein MELPLSAPRAHAAAAFSCSPTYISRLQWAATSHSRARPLHARRNKNSRGDPAEPKVITIGRPGKKSKRRGDKKQDQQQLSADQEDEDDDEEEDEEEDERDVAIPEVVTNRMMRRVGASVGLPLALGLAFFPAFYYLKKVAKVDVPSFIPYGLSFVFFGAALAGVSYGIVSASWDPAREGSLLGWNEARRNWPVFWESFRGTPPPPGPPRRGR; encoded by the coding sequence ATGGAGCTGCCGCTCTCTGCGCCGCGCGCGCATGCCGCCGCTGCCTTCTCCTGCAGCCCCACTTATATCTCCCGGCTCCAATGGGCAGCCACTTCCCACAGCCGCGCGCGCCCTCTGCACGCCCGCAGGAACAAGAACTCCAGGGGCGACCCTGCGGAGCCCAAAGTCATCACCATCGGCAGGCCCGGGAAGAAGAGCAAGCGGCGCGGCGACAAGAAGCAGGATCAGCAGCAGCTCTCCGCGGACCAAgaagatgaagacgacgacgaggaggaggatgaggaggaggacgagagggACGTGGCGATCCCGGAGGTGGTGACGAACCGGATGATGCGGCGGGTGGGGGCGTCGGTGGGGCTCCCACTGGCGCTGGGGCTGGCCTTCTTCCCGGCGTTCTACTACCTGAAGAAGGTGGCGAAAGTGGACGTGCCGAGCTTCATCCCCTACGGTCTGTCCTTCGTCTTCTTCGGGGCGGCGCTGGCCGGCGTGAGCTACGGCATCGTGTCCGCCAGCTGGGACCCCGCCAGGGAGGGCTCCCTGCTCGGCTGGAACGAGGCCCGCCGCAACTGGCCCGTCTTCTGGGAGTCCTTCCGGggcacccctcctcctccgggcCCTCCTCGCCGGGGACGATGA